The Pelobacter seleniigenes DSM 18267 genomic sequence CAGGTCACCCCCTGCCCACCAGCCAAAGCCGACCGATTGACCGGCTACCAGACGGGAGGAATATCCCCCTTCGGCACCAAACAGAAAATGCCGGTCTACATGGAAGACAGCATTGCAACCTTGGAGAAAATTTTTATCAATGGCGGAAAACGGGGTTTTCTGGTGGAAATTGCGCCACCCAGCTTGCTTGCGATTCTGGAGCCAGTCAGGGTCTCCGTAGCCATATAAAACTTCTCGTAGATGGTTGGGCCATGAGCACAACCGACGATCTGGCCACAGCAATAATAGCCAGCATTCGCAATACCTCAGCTCTGGTCATCACTGCCGGGCGGGCTGGGGGTCGACTCGGATTAAATCCAGGAACCCCACCAGAAGTGACCTCACCAGTGGCATAACGCCCCGGGCTCGGCCAATTGGAAATTCTTTTAACCCCGCGAGTTCTCCTTCTCCAGGAGGCCAAGATTTTTCATTTTTCGCCATAACGTCCCACGACTGATGCCAAGAATTTTTGCGGTTTCATTCCGGTTGTAGCGAGATTCTTCCAATGCCGCCATGATGATATCGGTTTCAGTCCTGTTCCGCTGGTTGATAATTTTCTCTTTAAAGTCTTCAGATGGATCAGTCTCGATATTCCTTGCTCTAATGACTGGCCTGGATTTTTGGTAATACTCCTCCAATTCCTCAAAAAGCTCATCGAAAAGAGCCGGGTTGAATTTTGCATCACTAAGCAATACCAATCTTTCTGAGAAATTTTTCAACTGCCTGATATTCCCAGGCCATGGGTGGTTGACCAGAAGGTTCAAGTAGCTGTTGGGAACAGTGAGTGGCGACAGTTTATATTTTGCCTCGGCATCTTGCATGAAATGCTTCAGCAATAAGGGAATATCCATAGATCGCTCACGTAGCGGTGGCAATTTAATGCTCAGCGCGCTGATCCTGAAATAAAGATCTTCACGAAATGAACCGTTAAGTGTAGCACTTGCCATATCTTTGTTGGCCGCGGCAATCACACGAACATCGATTGGGATAACCTGATCGGAACCGATCCGCATAACTTCACGTTCCTGCAAAACTCTTAACAGCCTTGTCTGAACGGTATCCGCTGCAGCTGAAATTTCATCAAGAAAAATACTGCCATTATGAGCAAGCTCAAATAACCCTGGCTTTCCGCCTTTCCGAGACCCCGTAAAGGCTCCTTCATCGTAGCCAAACAATTCACTCTCCAGTAAATGCTCCGGGATAGCCGCACAATTGATCGATACGAACGGCTGCCTATTGCGTTTACTAAGAGTATGGATGCTATGGGCAACGATCTCTTTGCCGGTTCCCGTTTCGCCATTGATCAGAATGGCTGAATCCGCTCGCGCAACCAACCGAACCCGGTTGATGACGTCTCTCATTTCTTTACTGCAGTGAATAAGATCGTCAATACCATAGTTGGCCGTGAATCCTTTCGAGAGTCTTTTCCTGACTTTACTTTCTGTTTTGATCAAGTTGCTGGTGTCAGTAAAGGTCGACACGCCACCAACCACTGCACTGCCTATCAAAACGGGCGTATGGCTAAAAACAAGATGTTTACCGCCGATCTCTTCAATATTGTCTTTTATGTTTCGCTTCTCGTTCATCGCACGTAAAAGTTGTGGCGAACTGATGATCTTGGAGATTTTGATGCCCAGCGCATCGGATTCGCTGATCTCCAGCAGGTCTAATGCCGCGGCATTGATCATGGAGACTTCCCCGCCCTTGTCGACAGAGATGATTCCCTCCGCCGTCGAATTAAAAATAGTTTTATATTTCAAATATCTTTCATGCTCTAATCGTTGGGAATGCACAACGGATTTGGCATCTTCTATGGTTGTAATAATGGTCTCTTGAGAACTTTGAATTTCTGTTGTTTTCAAACCGTGAGCCTTAGCTATTTCTACAGAATGTGGTCCCCCGACAACAACCTCGAATCCTTGTTTTTGCGAATTGGCAATGACCTCTTCCAGACTCTCAAGTCCGGTATAAATTTTTTGCATAGCATTTATGTTCAATAACTCGCAAAGCGAGTCCAAGTGGTCAAGTTTGCTTCTAAAAATTGGGAAAACGATTTTCTTTCCAAGCATTGACGCTTCCTTTAACCGTAGAATCAGGTTCATGTCTGATTGAGGAAACGCCAGAACCGGAATATGCAAATTTTCTCTAAGGATATGAGCTGTCCCCCGACGACCAAGAATAATTTCAACCCCTTCCTTCTCCATGGTCTTGGCAACAGGGATCGCATCTTCAAGACCTTGGGTGGCAATCACAATATCAACTTCATCGTCATAAGTTGCATGGCGTTTTATATGCTCAATCATCGAACTGTTCGAAGTAAAAACGCCAATTCTAAACGGTGCGATACTCATGCGAACTCTCCTTGCTGGAAAAATGCCTTCCTTTGAATTGTTCACCATATAAAACATATTGTTCTAAGTGTAAAGCAATTCATTCAATGAACCATTCAAAAAACCACCCCGCCAAGGTTTAAATAATGTCGTTTTAAAAGAACAAATAAACAAAATATTGATTCTCATATAATTGGCACAATATGTGTACAAACAACATCATATCGACAAAGTAAAATAATGTTATACAAATCTAATCCAGCCATGATGGATTGCGAGTTCTCAGCCAAACAGCAATTGCATCAAACTTTAATTTATTGCATTTCCGCTTAATGCGGATAGCCAAAGGAGAGCCCATGCTTGAGAGTATTACCGACGGATTCTTGATGATTATGCATTGGCAAAATATGCTTGCCATTGTCCTAGGACTTTACATGGGGTGCATAATTGGCGCACTGCCAGGACTTTCCCCTTCTATGGCAATTGCACTGGCTGCGCCCTTTACGTTTGGCCTACCACCAGTGACAGCTTTGTCATTTTTGCTCGGAGTCTACAAGGGTGGTGTGTATGGCGGTTCGCTTAGCGCGATTCTGCTCGCAGCCCCAGGAACGCCCGAGGCAGCAGCAACAATTTACGACGGCTTCCCCCTGGCCAAATCAGGCCGAGCACGACAAGCCCTGGATGCTGCACTGTATGCGTCTATATCCGGAGACCTCATCGGCACCATAATCCTGATCACTGCGGCACCTTTTGTGGCCCACTATGCACTCAAGATTGGACCGGTCGAGATGGTACCGATGATTATGTTGGCGCTGGCCGTCATTATCACCACCCTGGGTCACGAAAAGATTAAGGGGTTTCTTGCGGCAGCCATTGGTGGGATGGTGGCACTGATCGGAATCGACCCGATAGAAGGAAGCACAAGGTTTGTTTTTGGAAACTTCGAGCTTAGCGATGGCATTTCACTGATTCCATTTTTGGTGGGCCTTTTTGCCATGCCCGAGGTTATCTCTGTCATTATTGGATCTCTCCGCAAGAACAAACAGGACAAAGGACCCCGAAAAACCAATGAAGAGATCGAGGTGCAGGGAGAACGGTTGACCCTACGCGAGGTTCTCCCCTACTGGAAAACAATCGTGCGGAGCGCCATTATTGGTAGCGGCATTGGCGCATTACCTGGCCTCGGGTCAACGGCCGCAGCATTTACCTGCTATGGGCTGGCAAAAAAAGCATCAAAGCATCCTGAGCTGTTTGGCAAGGGAAGTATTGAAGGGGTTCTGGCGGCGGAAACCGGAAATAATGGTACATGCGGCCCAGCCCTAATTCCGCTAATAACACTTGGGATTCCGGGGAGTTCAACAACGGCCGTGCTGTTTGGAGCACTATTAATTTACGGCATAGTGCCGGGACCCAAAATATTTATCGAGCATGGAGCAGTTGTCTATGCAATCTTCATAGGTCTGATCATTGGTGGACTGCTGTTATATCCAGTGGCATTGTCGATTATCAAATACGCCTCCAAAGGCATTTACAAAATCAATCAGGGACTACTTTTTTCCGGAATTTTCCTGCTGTGCTTTACAGGATCCTATGCCATCCGCAACAGTATGCTCGACGTCTATTGCATGGCGTTTGCAGGGGTACTCGCCATCGTAATGCGTTACTTTGCCCTTCCGCTAGGACCAACCCTGATCGCTTTTATCCTTACGCCAATTCTCGAAAGTTCATTTCGGCAAAGTCTCATGATCTCTGGGAATAATCTTTCGGTTTTCTTCTCTACAGGCATCGCTGTATTTCTCTGGGCCATCATGATTTTCATCGTTTTATACGGTCCGATCAGAGTCTTTCTGAAAAACAGGCAGGCAAAATTGGCGTTAACCACGTCCCCCAAAAGCGACATATAACCTCCAACCCAATAGCCCTGATCCCCTCCCTGGGCGGGGAGGGATTTATTGACTTTCAATTGCAAAAAAGGAGAGAAACAATGTTCAAACAGAGAATCGTACGAAATTGCGTGTTTTGGGTTAGCCTTCTAGTTTTTTTAACAGGCGGTGGAGCTATGGCCCATGCCGATAACTTCCCGTCAAAGCCAATAAAAATTTACTTTGGCTACAAAGCTGGCGGATCAGCACATACATCCCTACAGGCAATGGCGCGTGCGCTCGAGACCATACTCGACACTCCTATTGTTCTAATAGAGAAGTCAGGAGCCGGAGCGACGATTGCCGGCGGACACGTTGCCCATGCAAAGCCTGACGGCTACACTTTAGGGCTGATAAAATCAACGACCATCACTACTGCGCCGCACGAACTCGAATTATCCTACTCACCGGCAGATGACCTGACTCACTTGTTTGCATATGCCGGTCCTCCTTCCGCCTTTACAGTAAAGGCCGATGCACAATGGAAAACCTGGCAAGAATTTATTGCTTACGCCAAGGCGGCCCCCGGACAAGTATCGTGGACTGCAACTGCCGTAACGGGAACTCAGTTTCTATTAATGCAATATATTGGCAAGCTTGAAGGAATTGACTGGCATGGCGTCCCAGCTAAAGGGGGGAGTGAGGCAATGAAACTCGTTCTGGGAGGACAGGTTGCAGGATATGCCTCGTCCGGCAGCCATGTCTCCCACATAAACTCCGGTTCCGCAAGAGCCCTCCTTGACTTTGGCACCAAAAGTTCCCTGCCAGGGACCCCAACAATTGAAGAGGTTGGCTATAAAGGGCTTGCCATCAAAGGAGAGCCCTACATAATCGTTGCCCCAAAAGGGCTGCCAAAGGAGATCTCCGAGAAACTCATAACAGCAATGCTGAAAGCAACGCAGGCTCCTGAATATATGAATGTCATTAAGAAGCTGAACATGCAGCCAATGAACCTTTATGGCGAGGACCTAGAAAAGACCCTAAGCGAAGGAAGCGGCCTGGTGAACATGCTACTTGCCTCCGCGAAAAAATAAGAGGATGCCATCATGAGACACCAGGAACATAAAGGGCCTTCCGAAATCATTGCTGCACTTCTCTTTACAATGATTGGCATTGGGTTGATTTTAAAAATCATCCCGGACCAGGTCGCTTCAGGAAGCGGAACCATACCGAATGCCAGAACTTTTCCCTATGTGGCGGCATGTGCTTTCACCCTTTTGTCAGCCCTTTGGACGATCAGGGCAGGGTGGCGCCTAAGCAAACATCAGCAGGCAGACAAGGACCACGGGCTACTGCTTGGCTTAATCGTCAGTATGAGTATCGTTGCATTGACGGCACTCATTGACTGGAGTGGTTACCTACTCGGGGGAACCATATCTGTTTTGACTGTCTTCGTCACAGTTGAGGGAATGCGAAAATGGCCGCGCAAGGTGGCAATATCAATTGTCCTGGTAGCACTATTTGCACTGTTTTTTGAAAATGTATTAAATATCGAAATTCCTGTTGGGATATTGGGATTCTCTATATTATGACAAGGTCTTACCACAGATCGATTAAGGGGGCTTTGCCAGGTCGCATCAACTCCCGTTCGTCTTTGCGCTGAATGGTCTGACCGAAACCGTTGATTAGCCGATTACAGCAAGTGTCCATTAAATTTCTCAGGTCAAACATCTAAAATAAAAAAATTTTATTTTTAACAAACTTAGAACACCCTCAATCCGCTAGCGGGCTGGGGGTGTTTTTCGCCCGGCCAAAACTGTTAGCCTCCTATGCCTTTCTTTACACAGTATATGCCTTGAAACATCTATGAAGTTGGACATCACTACGGATACCATTTGTATATTCAGGGTATTAGCTTTCTTTAGCAACACTTTTCATTGTTGGAGCCTAACGTCTCCACACAAAACAAATAAATAAATTTAAAATACATTTTGTCCCATTTTTTAAACACATATTCAATAATCAATAAAAAAATATTTATTATTAATGTATAAATCACTATTATTAAATAGAATTTTCAGATTATTCCACCACATCTACAAAATGGCACAGTCTGTGTAATCTCTCAATTCATTAAATACTCATCCATTTCAGATCAACGGAGAGATCACAATGAAAGACATTACGCAACCTTACGATGTACTAGTCATTGGTGGTGGCAACGCAGCACTATGTTCCGCCATCACTGCACGCGAAGCAGGGGCGCGTGTGCTCCTGTTGGAGCACGCGTCAAAGCCTTTTCGAGGGGGGAACAGCAGACATACCCGCAACTTGCGCTGTGCCCATGATGGTCCAACCTCTTTTCTGAAGGGAGCCTATCCTAAGGAGACCTACTTAAAGGAATTATTGAAGGTCACGGATGGGCAAACGGACGAAAAGTTGGCCCGTATCATGATCGACGAATCAGTCGATGCTCCTCAATGGATGTATAAGCGCGGGGTGCGCTTTCAGCATATCCAGGGAACTCTGGGGCTGGCACATTCCAATCCCTTTTTTCTGGGAGGTGGACGCGCTCTGGTCAATGCATTCTTTAATACCGCCGAAGCCCTTGGGGTCGATGTCGTCTATGATTCAGAAGTTCTGGAGATGGATATTCGTGACGGCAAGTTTCACTCCGCTACGGTTCGAAGTCGGGCCTTTACCATGGAAGTCAAGGCCAAGAGCGTTATTGTTGCTTCCGGCGGCTTTCAGGCCGATCTTGCTTGGTTGAAAGAAGCCTGGGGCGAGGCCGCAGACAACTTTATTATTCGCGGGACCCCCTACAACAAAGGGCGCTTGCTCAAAGACCTCATAGAGAAAGGTGCAAAGACAATTGGGGATCCACAGCAATGTCACGCCGTAGCCATTGATGGTCGTTCACCGCAGTTTGATGCAGGGATCGTTACCCGTCTTGATTGTTTGTCATTTGGAATCGTTGTCAATAAAAATGCTGAGCGTTTTTATGATGA encodes the following:
- a CDS encoding sigma-54-dependent Fis family transcriptional regulator is translated as MSIAPFRIGVFTSNSSMIEHIKRHATYDDEVDIVIATQGLEDAIPVAKTMEKEGVEIILGRRGTAHILRENLHIPVLAFPQSDMNLILRLKEASMLGKKIVFPIFRSKLDHLDSLCELLNINAMQKIYTGLESLEEVIANSQKQGFEVVVGGPHSVEIAKAHGLKTTEIQSSQETIITTIEDAKSVVHSQRLEHERYLKYKTIFNSTAEGIISVDKGGEVSMINAAALDLLEISESDALGIKISKIISSPQLLRAMNEKRNIKDNIEEIGGKHLVFSHTPVLIGSAVVGGVSTFTDTSNLIKTESKVRKRLSKGFTANYGIDDLIHCSKEMRDVINRVRLVARADSAILINGETGTGKEIVAHSIHTLSKRNRQPFVSINCAAIPEHLLESELFGYDEGAFTGSRKGGKPGLFELAHNGSIFLDEISAAADTVQTRLLRVLQEREVMRIGSDQVIPIDVRVIAAANKDMASATLNGSFREDLYFRISALSIKLPPLRERSMDIPLLLKHFMQDAEAKYKLSPLTVPNSYLNLLVNHPWPGNIRQLKNFSERLVLLSDAKFNPALFDELFEELEEYYQKSRPVIRARNIETDPSEDFKEKIINQRNRTETDIIMAALEESRYNRNETAKILGISRGTLWRKMKNLGLLEKENSRG
- a CDS encoding tripartite tricarboxylate transporter permease, which translates into the protein MLESITDGFLMIMHWQNMLAIVLGLYMGCIIGALPGLSPSMAIALAAPFTFGLPPVTALSFLLGVYKGGVYGGSLSAILLAAPGTPEAAATIYDGFPLAKSGRARQALDAALYASISGDLIGTIILITAAPFVAHYALKIGPVEMVPMIMLALAVIITTLGHEKIKGFLAAAIGGMVALIGIDPIEGSTRFVFGNFELSDGISLIPFLVGLFAMPEVISVIIGSLRKNKQDKGPRKTNEEIEVQGERLTLREVLPYWKTIVRSAIIGSGIGALPGLGSTAAAFTCYGLAKKASKHPELFGKGSIEGVLAAETGNNGTCGPALIPLITLGIPGSSTTAVLFGALLIYGIVPGPKIFIEHGAVVYAIFIGLIIGGLLLYPVALSIIKYASKGIYKINQGLLFSGIFLLCFTGSYAIRNSMLDVYCMAFAGVLAIVMRYFALPLGPTLIAFILTPILESSFRQSLMISGNNLSVFFSTGIAVFLWAIMIFIVLYGPIRVFLKNRQAKLALTTSPKSDI
- a CDS encoding tripartite tricarboxylate transporter substrate binding protein; its protein translation is MFKQRIVRNCVFWVSLLVFLTGGGAMAHADNFPSKPIKIYFGYKAGGSAHTSLQAMARALETILDTPIVLIEKSGAGATIAGGHVAHAKPDGYTLGLIKSTTITTAPHELELSYSPADDLTHLFAYAGPPSAFTVKADAQWKTWQEFIAYAKAAPGQVSWTATAVTGTQFLLMQYIGKLEGIDWHGVPAKGGSEAMKLVLGGQVAGYASSGSHVSHINSGSARALLDFGTKSSLPGTPTIEEVGYKGLAIKGEPYIIVAPKGLPKEISEKLITAMLKATQAPEYMNVIKKLNMQPMNLYGEDLEKTLSEGSGLVNMLLASAKK
- a CDS encoding tripartite tricarboxylate transporter TctB family protein, whose product is MRHQEHKGPSEIIAALLFTMIGIGLILKIIPDQVASGSGTIPNARTFPYVAACAFTLLSALWTIRAGWRLSKHQQADKDHGLLLGLIVSMSIVALTALIDWSGYLLGGTISVLTVFVTVEGMRKWPRKVAISIVLVALFALFFENVLNIEIPVGILGFSIL
- the tcuA gene encoding FAD-dependent tricarballylate dehydrogenase TcuA; the protein is MKDITQPYDVLVIGGGNAALCSAITAREAGARVLLLEHASKPFRGGNSRHTRNLRCAHDGPTSFLKGAYPKETYLKELLKVTDGQTDEKLARIMIDESVDAPQWMYKRGVRFQHIQGTLGLAHSNPFFLGGGRALVNAFFNTAEALGVDVVYDSEVLEMDIRDGKFHSATVRSRAFTMEVKAKSVIVASGGFQADLAWLKEAWGEAADNFIIRGTPYNKGRLLKDLIEKGAKTIGDPQQCHAVAIDGRSPQFDAGIVTRLDCLSFGIVVNKNAERFYDEGEDFWPKRYAIWGRLVAGQPDQIAYSIIDSKSINLFMPSLFRPVQADSIRDLAQQLRLDPEKLDQTVTNFNQAVQVGTFDKDKLDDCFTTGLTPAKTHWARRIDSPPYYAYPLRPGITFTYLAVKIDEKARVIMQDDKPAENIYATGEVMAGNILGKGYMAGTGMTIGTVFGRIAGQEAAAYVA